The genomic stretch TTGACGTGAATAAGAAATTTTATTTTCAGTATTTGTCAATTCGTCTTGCAATTTAATAAAGCTATTATTTGCTTTAAGTTCAGGATAATTTTCAGCAACAGCAATCAAGCCTGACAATTGTTTTGTAAGAGCGTTTGAAGCATGCATTGCTTCTGCAGGGCTTTGTGCTTGTGCTACTTGGCTACGCAATTCTGTAATTTTAGCAAATGTTTTTTCTTCATAAGCAGCATAACCTTTAACTGTTTCAATTAAGTTTGGAATCAGGTCATTACGACGTTTCAATTGAACATCGATTTGACTCCAAGATTCTTTGGTTTGCATGCGGCTTTTCACAAGTCCATTATAAGCAGTAACTCCCCAGAGTACTAGGACGGCAATGATAGCAATAATAATAAAAATCATAAATTCCTCCTCGGGTATGACACCCATTCTAACTGAATTAAGCTTTCTAACCCCAAGGCTCTAGGTAAAAAGCTTCCCACGAAAACGATTTAAATCTTTTCAAAACCATTATATCAATTTTCATCACAATCTAAAAGAAATTAGCTAAAGTCTGCTAAAATTGACCGTATCCAAAACAGGTCATAGATATCACTCAAAAACTTTTTATGGTAAAATAAGGTGATATAGATTGAAATGGAAAGGACACTTAAAGAAAAGGAGTTTAAATCACTTCCTTTAAACAAACAATATGACACCTGAAGAATTTTATGACAAACTTCGTCAGCAAGGCTTTGACTTGACTGATACTCAAAAGAAACAATTTGAACGCTACTTCGAGCTTTTGGTTGAATGGAATCAAAAAATCAATTTGACAGCCATCACTGACAAAGAAGGTGTTTACCTTAAACACTTTTACGATTCTATCGCACCTGTTTTGCAAGGCAAAATCACTAACCAAGATGTTCGCCTCTTGGATATTGGAGCTGGAGCTGGTTTTCCAAGTATTCCTATCAAAATCTTGTGCCCAGCTATTGATGTGACAATCATCGATTCACTAAACAAACGCATCAATTTCCTTAATCTTTTGGCTGATGAACTTGGTTTAGACGGTGTTCACTTCTACCATGGACGCGCTGAAGATTATGGACAAGATAAGGCTTTTCGCGCTAGCTATGACATCGTAACAGCACGCGCTGTTGCCCGTCTCCAAGTTCTAACAGAATTAACTATTCCTTTCTTGAAAGTCGGCGGTCAATTGATTGCACTTAAAGCTTCTGCTGCCGAAGAAGAATTAGCTGATGCAAAAAATGCCATGTCAGTTCTCTTTTCAAAACTCATTGAAAACTATCATTATGAATTACCAAATGGTGATAGTCGTCAAATCACTATTCTTGAAAAGAAAAAAGAAACACCAAACAAATACCCACGCAAAGCAGGTATGCCAAATAAAAAACCTCTTTAATGGTACGATACAAAAACTAAGTGGCTTGCTATAATAGCCACTTAATTGCTATCTTTATGGAAAGGGATATTTCAATTGACTAGATTTTTAAAACGGCTATCTGGCACTCAACGGTTAACCTTTAGTTTTTTGATTGTCATCTTGATAGGAAGCATCTTGTTATCACTTCCTATTACCCACTACCAAAACGCCCCAGCAACAGGATATCTTGACCACTTGTTTACAGTGGTTTCGATGGTTTGTGTGACTGGTTTATCGGTCTTTCCTGTGGCTGATGTTTACAACGGTCTTGGACAAGTCATTGCTGTCATTTTGATGCAAATTGGTGGTCTTGGATTGGTAACCTTGCTTGCCGTTAGTACCTATATCCTTAGAAAAAGGATGAACTTATCTGAACAACATATCTTACAATCCGCCCTTAGTTATGACAATAGTGGTCACCTTAAACGTTATTTGTTCAACGTTTATAAGATTACCTTTATTATTGAAAGCTTGATTGCAGCGCTATTTCTCATCGATTTTATTCCGAGATTCGGACTAGGACACGGTACTTTCAATGCTATCTTCCTTGCAGTTTCTGCTTTTTGTAATGCTGGTTTTGATAACCTTGGTGGAGATAGTTTAAAACCTTTTGTTCTCAATCCACTGCTTAATCTACTCTTTATGGCTTTGATTATTTCTGGGGGGATTGGTTTTGCTGTTTGGGTTGATATCAAAAGAGCTATCAAGCACTTCTTTGCGGATAGACCATATCGCTTCAAAACTTTTACACGCCAACTAAGCAATCAAACACGCTTGGTGCTTACCACTACAGCTGTTCTCTTACTTCTAGGAACGGTACTAACTTGGCTTATCGAGGCTAATAACCCTAAAACCATTGGACAATACAATCCATTCCAGCAATTTATGGTTAGCTTATTTCAAACGGTCACAATGAGGACCGCTGGCTTTGCAACCATTTCTTATCTGGACACTCATCCCGCCACTAACATCCTCTACATGATTCAGATGATTATCGGTGGTGCTCCAGGCGGTACTGCTGGTGGGGTGAAAGTGACAACGGTAGCCATTACTTTCTTACTCTTTAAATCAGAATTAGCTGGTCAAACAGAAGTAACTTTCCGCCACCGCATTATTCCAAATCGTGTCATCAAACAAACGTTGACAGTTCTGATTTTCTTCTTCTCAGTCTTAATTGTTGGCTATGTGCTTCTTCTTCAACTAGAACCACATCACGACCCCTTAGCACTGCTATTTGAAGCTGTCTCTGCCATTGCTACGGTCGGGGTTTCCATGGATTTAACACCGCAATTATCAACTGGTGGAAGACTCATTATCATGGCTATGATGTTTATCGGACGTGTCGGTCCGCTTACCGTTCTTCTTAGCCTACTTCAAAAGAAAGAAAAAGATATTCAATACGCACAGACAAATATTACCGTCGGTTAGAGAGGGAAATTTATGAGAAAAAAAATATTTGGTGTTCTTGGCCTTGGAATTTTCGGACGAAACGTTGCCAAAGAACTTAGTAAATTTGAACAAGACGTTATCGCTATTGACGCCAACCCAAGCCTTGTTCAAAATGTTTCTGAGGTGGTCAAAAAAGCTGCCGTGGGAGACATTACTGACATTGACTTTTTGAAGGCTCTTGGGATTAATCAATGTGACACTGTCGTGGTTGCTACTGGTAATAACCTCGAATCATCAGTTCTAGCGGTAATGCA from Streptococcus ruminicola encodes the following:
- a CDS encoding LemA family protein, which produces MIFIIIAIIAVLVLWGVTAYNGLVKSRMQTKESWSQIDVQLKRRNDLIPNLIETVKGYAAYEEKTFAKITELRSQVAQAQSPAEAMHASNALTKQLSGLIAVAENYPELKANNSFIKLQDELTNTENKISYSRQLFNTTTANYNVKLETFPTNIIAGLFGFKPSQFLETPEDEKETPKVSFDF
- the rsmG gene encoding 16S rRNA (guanine(527)-N(7))-methyltransferase RsmG → MTPEEFYDKLRQQGFDLTDTQKKQFERYFELLVEWNQKINLTAITDKEGVYLKHFYDSIAPVLQGKITNQDVRLLDIGAGAGFPSIPIKILCPAIDVTIIDSLNKRINFLNLLADELGLDGVHFYHGRAEDYGQDKAFRASYDIVTARAVARLQVLTELTIPFLKVGGQLIALKASAAEEELADAKNAMSVLFSKLIENYHYELPNGDSRQITILEKKKETPNKYPRKAGMPNKKPL
- a CDS encoding TrkH family potassium uptake protein — its product is MTRFLKRLSGTQRLTFSFLIVILIGSILLSLPITHYQNAPATGYLDHLFTVVSMVCVTGLSVFPVADVYNGLGQVIAVILMQIGGLGLVTLLAVSTYILRKRMNLSEQHILQSALSYDNSGHLKRYLFNVYKITFIIESLIAALFLIDFIPRFGLGHGTFNAIFLAVSAFCNAGFDNLGGDSLKPFVLNPLLNLLFMALIISGGIGFAVWVDIKRAIKHFFADRPYRFKTFTRQLSNQTRLVLTTTAVLLLLGTVLTWLIEANNPKTIGQYNPFQQFMVSLFQTVTMRTAGFATISYLDTHPATNILYMIQMIIGGAPGGTAGGVKVTTVAITFLLFKSELAGQTEVTFRHRIIPNRVIKQTLTVLIFFFSVLIVGYVLLLQLEPHHDPLALLFEAVSAIATVGVSMDLTPQLSTGGRLIIMAMMFIGRVGPLTVLLSLLQKKEKDIQYAQTNITVG